From Lytechinus variegatus isolate NC3 chromosome 16, Lvar_3.0, whole genome shotgun sequence, the proteins below share one genomic window:
- the LOC121429983 gene encoding protein FAM43B-like: MSIIPDVFKWRQQRFIVTPKDTEYTLRYLGSMRTLRSRGESCCDYPIKKIWKHTEGGERYVKAKMYLGTKGMRLVRAGGVSSNGDRKGDREQFFHLHRINCCRTSDQHPTVFAWIYRHELPRLQVSLRVHVAACHKDDQAHEIANTITDMYQTAFDLFKREKAINKKKLEQRSSMSIPSSPSSLSVIERSWSEESEDGDDSDEEDTISMTEALPPTPLRRIINARCSFKPPLAHRLSLQTQMLVIRESRYEGKENPKVRYSFDKVGILDSPTLKREEEKFEDFQPADLEL; encoded by the exons ATGTCGATCATACCCGATGTCTTCAAATGGCGCCAGCAGAGATTCATTGTGACGCCCAAGGACACGGAGTACACATTACGGTACCTGGGGAGTATGCGTACCCTGAGATCCCGGGGAGAATCCTGCTGCGATTACCCCATCAAGAAGATCTGGAAACATACGGAAGGAGGCGAGAGATACGTCAAG GCCAAAATGTACTTGGGAACGAAAGGAATGCGACTTGTGCGAGCTGGAGGTGTTTCCAGTAACGGTGATAGGAAAGGGGACAGGGAACAATTCTTTCATCTTCATCGGATTAACTGTTGCCGAACGAGCGACCAGCACCCGACGGTGTTTGCTTGGATATACCGCCATGAGCTCCCGAGGCTACAG GTATCCTTAAGAGTCCACGTAGCAGCTTGCCACAAAGACGACCAAGCCCACGAGATAGCCAACACCATCACGGATATGTATCAGACCGCCTTCGACCTGTTCAAACGCGAGAAAGCCATCAACAAAAAGAAACTCGAGCAGCGTTCCTCCATGTCCATCCCCAGTAGCCCTAGCTCACTCAGCGTTATCGAGAGGAGCTGGAGCGAAGAAAGCGAGGACGGCGACGACTCCGACGAGGAGGATACGATTTCGATGACCGAGGCTCTGCCCCCGACGCCGCTGCGACGGATCATCAACGCGCGGTGTTCGTTCAAGCCGCCGTTGGCGCATCGCCTGAGCCTGCAGACCCAGATGCTGGTCATTCGGGAGAGCCGCTACGAGGGCAAGGAGAACCCGAAGGTGAGGTACAGCTTCGATAAGGTCGGGATCCTCGACAGTCCGACCCTGAAACGGGAGGAGGAAAAGTTTGAGGATTTCCAGCCGGCAGACTTGGAGCTCTGA